In Mytilus edulis chromosome 3, xbMytEdul2.2, whole genome shotgun sequence, the genomic window tgtttatatcattggaaaagccccaaattatctccctttggtgcaaaaaaacatttttttttggcattcaaattgaatatcttttttaactcgtcagtgacctatatttttttattattgttttcaaataagctgtacataaactaaataattgtaaaatttaagtgatttctgtaatttagttctttttttatttcgatattacatctatttctcctattagttcaacagaaaaaaagaacattaacaaaaatgtatgcttctttcggaggcagattgtgagcttaaatgaacagtgaccccatttttttatttcatttttctattaagtatatgataaagttcatttataaaaaaaaatatagcgaaatcctatattacaAAAAATTTTGTTTACCCGAGAACCcccttagggacgacatcaaaagttcaattaagaataaaaaaaaaaagatcacatagttttttcactgaccccccacATCCCCctcttaaccctttcaccgattgctgcctagacagaagctactctgagacgatggcttccctggctacttttactcaagtgggagaccttcataataaatgtcaataaaaacttgtttatagttatttgtgtatttatttcattcactaacaccatgttcacagttttgttcatgttttgataattttttcttcataaaatattcaaattttcaaattttcggcattatctaggtgaaattctcaaatttctgctctaagaccccaaatcgtaattttttaacccaaaacgtcaaaattttgaaaaatcttatgaagctgtacaaattcctcacactgaacgatgtccattccaagtgttttgtatataaaacgacattttatgtcaaaaaagtatactagtttggcttcaattcttccatattctttcaaaaaaaatgttccctcatttcaaattctcgtaaattctgTAGGTTCCCTTTCCTCTTTATATGGCTGATTAAGTCAGTACAAACTTAAACATTCTACATAGATAAAATGTTAATAATGCATACTTCTTTGATGTTGTTGAATCAGTTTTCCTTAGGCATACACACCCATATAAAAAAAGACTTAAGTATTTAAAATTATAtggatcatatttttttttatttttcaggattTTCAAAGAGAGTTATTAAGAAGTTTATTAATGGTTTCCCTAAATCTTGgaagatttatgtaaaagaacATCTCAATGGTTTAAGTAGACGTAGGTGAGTTCATAGTACATTTTAAGAGTGTTAGGGAGCAGATTATTAGCACACTATTGCCAAAGCTGAAGATGGCTTTAGGTTTGCACTTTGTCCGTCATCAGTTTTCCATCTTTAATTGTCATGCTTAaagatattgatttaatatttggtatataattttatcatgaccagttacagatcaagtttgaattttgttctggtctTTAGATTTTTGTACAGAGTTATGGTCCCTGGACTTAGAAATTACTCAAAAGATATCATTTTTCTGCacctttttgtcattttgtttcagtACAATTAACTTTGAATGAATAGGGGACTATATATTGCTAAGTAATACTCTCAGAATGCCTGTATATATTATTAAGGAATCAAAGACAGTTTGTttgaatcatttaaaaaaaaaaaaaaccataaaacatttatttacaagGTCCAAGcaacaattttaaaaacttcagCTATGACTTTACAATAGtttattgttaaaattttaatctAAATTGATCTGATTTTTTCCACAGTAGGACAGAGCGTTATCTCACACCAAAAGCACAGAAGCCAGGGACATCTGATGTGTTGTCTGAAGGTAAGTGTGTCTTAATCTgctaatgtaaaatatttattttgtccaGGTTTGAAAGATAATACTGTACAGGCTTTTCTCATATCAAGTATGTGGATCatgaaaatcattattttatcAGTGTAATTATACCCCCAATTTAAAAAAGGTGAGGCTATACAGTTTTATCATCTGTaccatgaatattttttgttgcaTCTTTTTCAGGAACTACATCATAAAgaattctgaaatttggtttcaaggtttatacAAGACAGCTATACAGGGTGATGAGTTTTCAGATTACAGTGCATATTTATTTCTAATCAGAATAATGAAAATTTTCTCAGAATTTCAATATGTTATGCCATTGtgcaatttatattttgtttatgatcaAATTACTTCTAGCTTTTTTTTTTGGTACCAGAGCAAAGACTGACAGGGATAGGTAGTATAATTTTGTGTGCTTTTCTCACAGTTCATTCATTATGTATGTAGAAGAGCTTTTATAGTTGTATAATCAAACATATAAATTGCATTACAGTTTACACACCCACTGGGAAGGTGGAATTGGGCAGTTTAAAGACAACACGAAGTGGAAGAGTAGTTAAACCTACTCTAGCTTGGTGGGCAGGTCAGAGGGTTAAAACTTATGATGACAACACGTTTGAAACAACGTACATTTCATCACACACTCCAGAAATATTGAAAGAAATGTCTGAAACTTACAAAGTAAGTAATACATAACATGAAAATATAGGATATTATGATTGTAAAAAGCAAATTAAAACCAACAACTGAAAAGGTGTATAAAACAACATCAATATTAAAAAGGGAGCATTAAATACAagtatcaataaatatttcagatAGCAGATATCCATCATCAGTATGGTGTTAAATGAATCTTGTCAATTTATTTGGATATTGCTAAAAATGATCTTGAAagtaatacaaattaaaaaccaaACCATGCTTTTATAATTCTTAAAGTTGACGCAGGTTAAGAACTTATAACAGAGACTGCATAGATATGCATTCTAAAAGAATAGTAATATGCAATATGAGCTTGAACAATGCTAAAATTTCACAAGGGAAAAAGATAAATTATgagggacttcccgttttgaattttccttggagttcagtatttttgtgattttacttataaTTACAACAGATGGAATAGACATAGATTCTCAATGAATAGCACTGTTCAATTACAACTGATAATTGTATTGACTTTCTGTTTTTTATATTGAAGCTATTTTGTACACTTTTAAGgtgtatatattattttatatctaGGGTTGCAAAACAGTATATTATGTAGATTGCGTACCTTTCAAATCAGCTTGTTTGTCTGTCGTAAAGGATGATAATGTTATTAACCATGTGGCCACATCATAGTTCTACTGATAAAAACAAAGTTGCTGACAAATAAACACTTAAATCAGAAAAGTCTTCTTGTTTAGTCTTTGTATACAGGCCTCTGTCTCTGTGATGGCAAAATTCGTTTTTGAAAAATCTCTTCACAAGTGTTGCAAATTTCCAAATAAAGATGATAGGGTCTATTGTTAGAATGATCATAGATATAAACTCCAATCTATTATGTATTGATATAGGGATAATCATCGAACTTTTTTTGCTATgaatccattaaaaaaaaattgccattgATTAATTATAATTAATGGGATGTTGTGGATAAAGGTAAATCACCAATTCAAAGGTTAAATGAAGTACACATTTTTCTGTATGCTTTTATTTATACTTTGGCAgaaacatgaaatcaaatataCATGAAAATACTGTTTTTTGAAattccagaaaaatcagtatccatgaaaataaatgaatccacagtacatatCGTCACTTTATTGGGTTGCATTCTATTAAGGAAgtatgatgacttttcaataaaataacatGTGTTATAACAATtcatatgatatatttatatgacaaatataatttttattcaatatCAGGCAAGGCATCTGAGTACATCAACAAATAAACGAGCCAAAATTTATAGCAGTGACAGCTCTGCAGCTGAAAAATCTAAAAGTACAGATAAAAATGCTCTagtgaaaataaacaaaagtggAAAAAGGGTCTTGGATGGACAGCCCAAACAAAAAAGATTgtcagaaaatgaaaaaaatggaagTTATAGTTATGACAATAAGAATGTTAGATCTCATGATCCCTCAGACTGTAGGACCACAAGGTATAGCAGAACTACAACCTCGTTAAATAGTGCTGATGAGGATCTAGATAGTTTAGTAGAAGATTTAGATAATACTGTCACACAAgcaaaactaaaaagaaaaacacCTGTGGTAAGAAAAGATACATGTTACAGTCAGACAGGCAAGTCAAAAAAGACTTCTAACAAGAAGTCTGATGATACATATTCAGTAGATTTAGATCAGGATTTTGAAGAGGACTCAAACGTTAAAGGTCAAAAATCTAAGAAAGGTCGTAAACGTACAGTTTCTTCAAAATCATCTGCAGTGCAAAACAAGAATGGCAATAAGGGTCCTAATTCTAAAAAACTTGAAGaccaaagtaaaaataaattatcagaCAATTCCAGTTCACGTAAACTAAGAACAAATGATCACAGAAAGAAgaattgtatttcttctgatgaAGAATCAAATGATGATGATGGTGATTTAAGTAAGAAGACTGGAACTGTTAAGAGCTCAGAAGATTCAGATCCAGATTTAGAAAAGGATACAAATGTTAaaggtcaaaagtcaaatttGAAATCAAAGAAAGGTCGTAAAAGTACAGATTCTTCAAAATCAGTTGCAGTGCAGAATAAAAATGGTAGTAAGGGTACTAATTCCATAAAACATGGAGAgcaaagtaaaaataaaagatCTGATACTCCAAAAATGAGTGAAAATTCCAAGAAAAAAGACATAACTTCAAGGTCACTTCGAAAAAGAACAGATGATTACAATGAAAGGATGAAGATTTGTATCTCTTCAGAAGAAGAATCTGGTGATGATAATGATTTTAGTAAGAAGACCGGCACTGTTAAGGCTAAGAGAACACAAAGCAGGATTAATAAACCAACGGAAAAGCCAAAGGATGAGCAAGTCAGTAAGAAAAAGACTGGTACCAGTAAAgcaaaagataaacaaaatggTGCAAAGAACATTTCACAAAAAGTGATAGAGGAATTATTACCATGGTCCAAACAGGAAATTAGCACTCTAAATAAGTATGTATTCTGTTTACAATGAACATAACAAGATTTGAGGAAAAGCACAAATAATTTGTATACACATTAATACCATGACagtaaaaaaatactgttataaaaCAATACCAAATCAAACTTCCATAATTACTGATATAGATACCAGTGTTCAGAACACATAAGCATTTAAGATAGTAAATTAAGTGCCTAAGATTTTCCCCTGCACTGTTATGGCTGAAAGAGATGAATAGTAAATTGAACTCACCAACTTCTGTGTTCTTTTATCATAAATGTGTTATGGTGACTTGAGTAACACcagtatcactcagattacaattctaccttgacaggtaagtttgtatttagcctataaaatacttatttagccttgagaattgaaaggtcagtttatcccattcatagaatagaagtttacctatgagggtctgaatggggtttacagaatagagaatacatgtaatagcaacaaaaaatagatgatagagaaaatgaaaaacaaaataaagaatagagaataatgcggtgcaaaagtataaagaataactgCAAAATAACTGAAAAGGTAACTGTAATGCAATACTGATAATATAACGGTCAATGTACAgaattgataaataatcttgtaacagaaagactaaaaatagtaaaatcattttcatgagaattttacagaatgagttatttttaaggctattaaaagaaaaatgccctaaaaatttaaagaatacagatattaaaaaaaaaaccaatccaggtcctcatgtcatttacattgtcaaaatataggacacactATTGTTATTCCAAGACTATActagacatctagtcaaactggttttaaactagacatctagtcaaactggtttggtataaggccaaaaaaatatatatatctgtttccTGTTTCCAAGGCAAATAAatcagggtcggtaggtcgggatttttttttttttttttttaactccctgtcagatttgcagtcggttaaatgtcatgtttggttagggTCCTGTACCCCAAAATGATTTAATCCCTTTAAAGAAGCTTTAATTGAATAATCCTCCCAGTGCTGACATTTTTTAAACCTTAATTGTAGCACATTTGTGCTGGGAGCAGCCATTTTGATTGTTTGGTCATAGTAAAATACGGATCTGGATCAGACCGGAAATGAATTTTTCCGACCGGAAACGATTTTTTTCCGGatttgaataaaaagatctaGGGTCGGGGGGTTTGAGTTAGGGTTGGTCGGgaaacaggaaacagacatatatttttttttggcctaactGACTGTTTCTTGTCCTAGATGTCTATTTCACAGTGAccttatgtgtttgtgctaagagtacattgtactgtcatatttattgattttctgttgggACATCACCTACATTGTAAACATGCAAAACAGTGGCTTGAGATTTCAAGTTTATAGGAATCAATATAATCTTTAAAAGTTTATTCTATATGAACTGATAtgagtataataaattaatattttgaattatatatcctggttgatgatgttttttttgggaccaagatgttttcttcattcttattcacattatgattattttaacctACAATGcacattaaaaatagaaaaaaaaatcagctctcatttaaaatattttgcaactaaATAATAATCTGTCAAATTTGGtgcaaacaaaaaacaagacaGTGTAATAGATAACCTGCAAGCATAGTCTATTTCTATAAAGTCaagcagatattttttttttttatatctgaaaaaaactaccatgtaaagaaatatgtaattaaaaggccgaaaataaccccaaaaattcaacatttttgaaCAATCGAATGTTTAAGTATTGGTCAGAATATAGGGTTCTGttgtactttaacaatatcacaataacaataaagtgaccttaattttggacacggtaaatggcatgaagccaaatgtatcaacttctattgtatgaatgggataaactgaactttcaattctcaaggctaaataagtattttgtaggctaaatacaaacttacctgtcaaggtagaattgtaatctaaGTGATACCGGTGTTACTCAAGTCACCATAAGGACATTTTCTTACATAATCTATGCTTGAGGTTTCCTTTTCACATACAGACTTAACAAATACCACCTAGTGAATTATGTGTTTAcaacatatttgtattttaatttgctGACAGTTTTTATCAAAGGCAATATGATGTATCAATTTAAGGAATAATGACCTTAGAGGTAGACAACATGATTCTATGAGTGTAGGATaggtattgtatttattcaaggaacaaatcttttgaaaaatgtttagaATGCTtaataaaataaggaaataatgCAAATACCCCAAAAAGCCAAATCAGATTGACCATAATGTTAACAAATAGATGAAATATTACAGTGCAATAGCCAGTATACCAGGAGATAATCCCTCTTTTTGGGAGATTGTCGCGGAGAAAGTTGGTACAAGAACGAGTGAAGAATGTATTGCATGGTACTACAAAGATGTCCCTAAGtctacaaagaaaagaaaagtcaATAATACAGGTTAGTCTCACATAAAATGTTTGGTATGTATATTTGTTGGTTTGCTTGCCATCAAATAGCAGACAGTTAAATATAGTATGAACTTCAGTTTGCAGAtttaacaatttacgaattagCTTAATATCTTATCCACTCTTTCATCTTGGATGTAAAAAATTCATAGGTTATTTAATCTGAGAGACTTTTTAAACCAGCTATTATCACCTGCCCTTCACCTCATTTAGTAACTATGCATGACAGACCACCAACATTTTGTATGCGAAAagttaaatatgtcaaaaatacttttttactccaaaaatatagtttaatttttagctcacctggtacATCATTTGTAATTTGTTAACCATACAAAACTCTATCCCTCTCAGTTCCAACTAGAACCTTAAACCCACTCTGTTTAGACTTGGTTTGATAGTTATCTTTATGACTATAtatcaaatctccttattttatatacaaGGTATTTTTAATAAGCTTACTTGTATTCATGGTATTGTTGTACATTTAATTGTTTTCTCAATAAGTGAGATCACTAAATGCTTAATTGGATTATTTTCAGTAAAACCTAATGAAGTTAGAACTATAACAGCGGGAAAGGGTACTCTTAAAAGAAAACAACAGCTAAGAGATCTGATAGAACACCATAATGATGGCTATGAGGACGATTTATTTGATTCTACTCCATATAGGAACCAAGGCAATGTTAAGgtaaaagatacaaaataaaCAACCAAACAAGCCCTAATAGacccatttttatgccccacctacgatagtagaggggcattattatacccccgctttaaaaaagggggggtatactgttttacctctgtctgtcagtccgtccgtcagtccgtccgtccgtctgtcccgcttcatgttaaagtttttggtcaaggtagtttttgatgaagttgaatgatatgatctttctaattttaatgccaaattagagaatttattccaatttcactgtccactaaacatagaaaatgatagtgtgagtggggcatccgtgtactgtggacacattcttgttatatagTGAATCACTGTTTATGAAGGGACAATGATAACTTTAAAAGACAGTAGGATCATAGCCCAAGAGATAACTGATATctaatgtttttatatatatattgagtttaCATTGAGTTTGTATATATAAAGACTACTCATTATTATACTTCTAAGCAAACCTAGCTTTAAAAtaaaaagtctttaaaaaaaatatgacaatgtTGTGCTATGGAACTGTAGTTAAAAACTTGAGTCTGATGTTTATTATATAACATTGCCATATCTGACATTTACAGATGACCTCTTCTCTTGTCAATAACATTTTTGTgaaagaatgaaaacaaaaaattttgtgaaaaaggaACCTGATCATGAAAAGTCGAAAAAATCTGTTGAATGATAAAAGATGTGATCCTGAGATTTTTTGTAGTCAAGCAATATAGACAGGTTTCTTTATGCATGTAgattaattaaagttttattctacCTTTATTTAGGTACCAAAACTGATGGATGAGAGTGATGGTGACATATTTGAAGAGATGTCCAGAAAACATCCACACCTTCTCAACAAGATCTACACACCACTGACCAGGGTCCACCTTGATCCAGTCTCAGAGAAAAAGACTCCAGCTACCTCCTTAGAAAGCCCCTGGACTAATATTGACAGGTATGAAATCAACAATCGcccactttttaaaaatctatGGATATGGGATTTAGGTATATTAGAAAATATAggcaaaaatactgaaaaataatgTGAAGTAAAGAAAAACATTGCTCTTCAGCTCATCTAGTCTGAATTAATCATAAACTAGAGGGCCAAAGTTATTTGCCATCCTAATAtagtattatagggttattgcataagaataagaataagaataagaattttattaatctaatcaagaacccataaagggcatcaaatattggggaatattgtcccgagtagaattttatattgcacgagcttgcgagtgcaatatatgttctacgagggacaatattccccaatattcatgcaataacccttttattgtatagcaatataatatttgaaagtaaaaattgatttaaactgagattttgtcgttgatgacgtcatgaatttgaagatttattgcactagtgcaatattagaatttattgcacgctaacttttggttactttctgttggaaatattatattgctatgcaataatagtATTTATTGCTTGGGTATAGTTTTGAGAAGAAAtgattgatgaaatattattgttacacCAGACCTAAAAATGATGTAAGCATGAATCTAACTGGACAATAACATACAATCAGGGCATTATCAGGCAGGGGGAGCTCagttgtttttcttcaaaatgaatGATATCCTTGCACATTACAGAAAAAGAATATGATAATACTTTAActacaataaaaaaattcaagaattattatagaaaaatatttatagagcatggcatgaaagaacTATTTCTGattttatctatataaactaCGACTTCATCTATTCCTAAGAAACTACGAAATCCAGGAAATTGGTAtccaataaataataatgaatccacagtatttttaAAGAACAGCAAAATTtgtaaattgattaaaaatttgattttcttTGCAGGAAAGATGCTGATCATTACATCCATCAGCTGCAGAAGAGACGTCAAATGAAGGGGcgtaaaattttagaaaaaaatcaaactccTGTCAATAAGAAATCACAAAAAGTaggtttttgttttcaaaatggcaTGCAAATTTTCCTATTAAACAGGACAAATACTTTTATCGGTGATGAAAATTTCTGATTGGTGGGTTTTATTTGAAATACTGGtttgtcaaaatatataaatttattttaagtacaatattgtgaaaatgaaaaaagtaaataacaatCGTAAAGAATTTTCAAGGAACATTTGATGAATTTATGTGATGGAATTCAGATCAATATATAATTAAATGAATAGTTTCTACGTTGAATGTAATTTTCTGTAACTATGCCTGAAGGAATCACTATActgtaaatgttatttttttaagcaGGGGTATTTTTGCAGATTTTGCAATCATGTAAAATGATGAAAATACCCAAAGGTtgatatttaacaatatttatttcaaGAA contains:
- the LOC139514499 gene encoding mis18-binding protein 1-like isoform X6, producing the protein MMSYIKARINPNKEPPDMFEELYQRSPVPKNLFLNSSGISVNTSTQGGSLHVQKSHIFNQLKSQNSFKSPPAIYTSKSFHEQSLQKPNYPTNLELPRQSNAVQLPNTETCTIKRNGSKDNFDGDISNNSRTSWQNNTFRSDIQDNNKLNRLDEVDGVGHKSSASFSYNNSVESSESHSEVLTDRSVRSSAGASMSAAAIFKKIKLLSPSKELESISIENQENQDPESSSNVSTNDYRYPIEVNVQTRKEVTHVGAMNPQDEFIQEALIERVTNPNNVMQDHGLQICKDDEEPDTSVYKLYSWIIKPIPEVKGICVEGKKSPNDEQFFQSSIVTTRIKKNVVSTLNGSQYRLVGNMEKLDALDAEERLEAKAVNDIAVEDKIPDEINHLQESPDRISSENVLTDWIIRPIGTSDICVDGKKSGTEEYWHSTAIDYIIDKRTLVTTSGTVYKIQGQISQLDMLESGFSKRVIKKFINGFPKSWKIYVKEHLNGLSRRRTERYLTPKAQKPGTSDVLSEVYTPTGKVELGSLKTTRSGRVVKPTLAWWAGQRVKTYDDNTFETTYISSHTPEILKEMSETYKARHLSTSTNKRAKIYSSDSSAAEKSKSTDKNALVKINKSGKRVLDGQPKQKRLSENEKNGSYSYDNKNVRSHDPSDCRTTRYSRTTTSLNSADEDLDSLVEDLDNTVTQAKLKRKTPVVRKDTCYSQTGKSKKTSNKKSDDTYSVDLDQDFEEDSNVKGQKSKKGRKRTVSSKSSAVQNKNGNKGPNSKKLEDQSKNKLSDNSSSRKLRTNDHRKKNCISSDEESNDDDGDLSKKTGTVKSSEDSDPDLEKDTNVKGQKSNLKSKKGRKSTDSSKSVAVQNKNGSKGTNSIKHGEQSKNKRSDTPKMSENSKKKDITSRSLRKRTDDYNERMKICISSEEESGDDNDFSKKTGTVKAKRTQSRINKPTEKPKDEQVSKKKTGTSKAKDKQNGAKNISQKVIEELLPWSKQEISTLNNAIASIPGDNPSFWEIVAEKVGTRTSEECIAWYYKDVPKSTKKRKVNNTVKPNEVRTITAGKGTLKRKQQLRDLIEHHNDGYEDDLFDSTPYRNQGNVKVPKLMDESDGDIFEEMSRKHPHLLNKIYTPLTRVHLDPVSEKKTPATSLESPWTNIDRKDADHYIHQLQKRRQMKGRKILEKNQTPVNKKSQKTTASPTKNLFGKSFDSQSLFMDDASSSENHDNSDEEADYYFSDMEN
- the LOC139514499 gene encoding mis18-binding protein 1-like isoform X5; translated protein: MSYIKARINPNKEPPDMFEELYQRSPVPKNLFLNSSGISVNTSTQGGSLHVQKSHIFNQLKSQNSFKSPPAIYTSKSFHEQSLQKPNYPTNLELPRQSNAVQLPNTETCTIKRNGSKDNFDGDISNNSRTSWQNNTFRSDIQDNNKLNRLDEVDGVGHKSSASFSYNNSVESSESHSEVLTDRSVRSSAGASMSAAAIFKKIKLLSPSKELESISIENQENQDPESSSNVSTNDYRYPIEVNVQTRKEVTHVGAMNPQDEFIQEALIERVTNPNNVMQDHGLQICKDDEEPDTSVYKLYSWIIKPIPEVKGICVEGKKSPNDEQFFQSSIVTTRIKKNVVSTLNGSQYRLVGNMEKLDALDAEERLEAKAVNDIAVEDKIPDEINHLQESPDRISSENVLTDWIIRPIGTSDICVDGKKSGTEEYWHSTAIDYIIDKRTLVTTSGTVYKIQGQISQLDMLESGFSKRVIKKFINGFPKSWKIYVKEHLNGLSRRSRTERYLTPKAQKPGTSDVLSEVYTPTGKVELGSLKTTRSGRVVKPTLAWWAGQRVKTYDDNTFETTYISSHTPEILKEMSETYKARHLSTSTNKRAKIYSSDSSAAEKSKSTDKNALVKINKSGKRVLDGQPKQKRLSENEKNGSYSYDNKNVRSHDPSDCRTTRYSRTTTSLNSADEDLDSLVEDLDNTVTQAKLKRKTPVVRKDTCYSQTGKSKKTSNKKSDDTYSVDLDQDFEEDSNVKGQKSKKGRKRTVSSKSSAVQNKNGNKGPNSKKLEDQSKNKLSDNSSSRKLRTNDHRKKNCISSDEESNDDDGDLSKKTGTVKSSEDSDPDLEKDTNVKGQKSNLKSKKGRKSTDSSKSVAVQNKNGSKGTNSIKHGEQSKNKRSDTPKMSENSKKKDITSRSLRKRTDDYNERMKICISSEEESGDDNDFSKKTGTVKAKRTQSRINKPTEKPKDEQVSKKKTGTSKAKDKQNGAKNISQKVIEELLPWSKQEISTLNNAIASIPGDNPSFWEIVAEKVGTRTSEECIAWYYKDVPKSTKKRKVNNTVKPNEVRTITAGKGTLKRKQQLRDLIEHHNDGYEDDLFDSTPYRNQGNVKVPKLMDESDGDIFEEMSRKHPHLLNKIYTPLTRVHLDPVSEKKTPATSLESPWTNIDRKDADHYIHQLQKRRQMKGRKILEKNQTPVNKKSQKTTASPTKNLFGKSFDSQSLFMDDASSSENHDNSDEEADYYFSDMEN
- the LOC139514499 gene encoding mis18-binding protein 1-like isoform X1 — its product is MMSYIKARINPNKEPPDMFEELYQRSPVPKNLFLNSSGISVNTSTQGGSLHVQKSHIFNQLKSQNSFKSPPAIYTSKSFHEQSLQKPNYPTNLELPRQSNAVQLPNTETCTIKRNGSKDNFDGDISNNSRTSWQNNTFRSDIQDNNKLNRLDEVDGVGHKSSASFSYNNSVESSESHSEVLTDRSVRSSAGASMSAAAIFKKIKLLSPSKELESISIENQENQDPESSSNVSTNDYRYPIEVNVQTRKEVTHVGAMNPQDEFIQEALIERVTNPNNVMQDHGLQICKDDEEPDTSVYKLYSWIIKPIPEVKGICVEGKKSPNDEQFFQSSIVTTRIKKNVVSTLNGSQYRLVGNMEKLDALDAGITEDVVKDFTKGFPIKWEAKISEYFDKVKFVDETQNALDEERLEAKAVNDIAVEDKIPDEINHLQESPDRISSENVLTDWIIRPIGTSDICVDGKKSGTEEYWHSTAIDYIIDKRTLVTTSGTVYKIQGQISQLDMLESGFSKRVIKKFINGFPKSWKIYVKEHLNGLSRRSRTERYLTPKAQKPGTSDVLSEVYTPTGKVELGSLKTTRSGRVVKPTLAWWAGQRVKTYDDNTFETTYISSHTPEILKEMSETYKARHLSTSTNKRAKIYSSDSSAAEKSKSTDKNALVKINKSGKRVLDGQPKQKRLSENEKNGSYSYDNKNVRSHDPSDCRTTRYSRTTTSLNSADEDLDSLVEDLDNTVTQAKLKRKTPVVRKDTCYSQTGKSKKTSNKKSDDTYSVDLDQDFEEDSNVKGQKSKKGRKRTVSSKSSAVQNKNGNKGPNSKKLEDQSKNKLSDNSSSRKLRTNDHRKKNCISSDEESNDDDGDLSKKTGTVKSSEDSDPDLEKDTNVKGQKSNLKSKKGRKSTDSSKSVAVQNKNGSKGTNSIKHGEQSKNKRSDTPKMSENSKKKDITSRSLRKRTDDYNERMKICISSEEESGDDNDFSKKTGTVKAKRTQSRINKPTEKPKDEQVSKKKTGTSKAKDKQNGAKNISQKVIEELLPWSKQEISTLNNAIASIPGDNPSFWEIVAEKVGTRTSEECIAWYYKDVPKSTKKRKVNNTVKPNEVRTITAGKGTLKRKQQLRDLIEHHNDGYEDDLFDSTPYRNQGNVKVPKLMDESDGDIFEEMSRKHPHLLNKIYTPLTRVHLDPVSEKKTPATSLESPWTNIDRKDADHYIHQLQKRRQMKGRKILEKNQTPVNKKSQKTTASPTKNLFGKSFDSQSLFMDDASSSENHDNSDEEADYYFSDMEN